A DNA window from Pontiella agarivorans contains the following coding sequences:
- a CDS encoding SlyX family protein: MEERIIQLETLAAMQDKTIESLNEEIYRQQQDIARLTKRLERMEEKILQLQHPNEIAGNERPPHY; encoded by the coding sequence ATGGAAGAACGAATTATCCAACTTGAAACACTGGCTGCGATGCAGGATAAAACCATCGAAAGCCTGAACGAAGAGATTTACCGGCAGCAACAGGATATTGCCCGGCTGACCAAACGGCTGGAGCGAATGGAAGAAAAAATTCTGCAGCTGCAGCATCCGAACGAAATCGCCGGAAATGAACGCCCGCCTCATTATTAA
- a CDS encoding SpoIIE family protein phosphatase, giving the protein MEHMTDNIYFKDRESRFIMVNKSFCDWTGLSNEAVIGKTDFDLFASAHAQQAYDDEQRIIATGEPIIGIEEKETWEDGRITWVSSTKMPLKSAEGEIIGTFGISRDITEHKEAELRAAYYAEQIRRIKEEMEEDVRMAAELQKTFFPRTYPVYPPGAAPGHRRFEFLHHYNASGGVSGDFCTIQELSDSKVGIFLCDVMGHGVRAALVTALICALVEETAPVESDPGRFLSRMNSLLLPILRQEDIFLYATACYMVLDMETGLLQFANAGHPVPFHFQALEKRAVWLMDDPAQRGPALAIAEGMQFQTLERQVAEEDRVVMYTDGLYEVIGDDGEELGEERLLAAASRQAGKDLPDLFSGLLEEVRCFAADGKFDDDICLAGFRRRAL; this is encoded by the coding sequence ATGGAACACATGACGGATAATATTTATTTTAAGGATCGGGAGTCCCGGTTCATCATGGTCAATAAGTCTTTCTGCGACTGGACGGGGCTTTCCAACGAGGCGGTTATTGGAAAAACCGACTTCGATCTTTTCGCCTCTGCGCATGCCCAGCAGGCCTACGACGACGAGCAGCGCATCATTGCCACCGGGGAGCCGATTATCGGTATTGAGGAAAAGGAGACGTGGGAAGACGGGCGCATCACCTGGGTTTCTTCCACCAAAATGCCGTTGAAAAGTGCCGAAGGCGAAATTATCGGGACCTTCGGTATTTCACGGGATATTACCGAGCACAAAGAAGCAGAGCTTCGTGCGGCATACTATGCCGAGCAGATTCGCCGCATTAAGGAAGAGATGGAAGAGGACGTCCGCATGGCGGCCGAACTGCAGAAAACTTTTTTCCCGCGCACCTATCCGGTCTATCCGCCCGGCGCTGCACCCGGTCACCGCAGATTTGAATTTCTTCATCACTACAACGCCAGCGGCGGAGTCAGCGGCGATTTCTGTACGATTCAGGAATTGAGCGATTCAAAAGTGGGTATTTTTCTGTGCGATGTCATGGGGCATGGGGTACGGGCGGCTTTGGTGACCGCTCTGATCTGCGCATTGGTCGAGGAAACGGCTCCGGTTGAGTCGGATCCCGGCCGCTTTCTCAGCAGGATGAACAGTTTGTTGCTGCCGATTCTGCGGCAGGAGGATATTTTCCTCTATGCCACGGCGTGCTACATGGTGCTCGATATGGAAACCGGCCTGTTGCAGTTTGCCAATGCCGGGCATCCTGTACCGTTTCATTTCCAGGCATTGGAAAAACGGGCGGTCTGGCTGATGGATGATCCCGCTCAGCGGGGTCCCGCACTGGCCATTGCCGAAGGGATGCAGTTCCAGACTCTGGAACGGCAGGTGGCTGAAGAAGACAGGGTGGTCATGTATACCGACGGCCTTTATGAAGTCATTGGAGACGACGGCGAAGAGCTGGGCGAAGAACGCCTGCTGGCCGCAGCCTCCAGACAGGCCGGAAAAGATCTGCCGGATCTGTTCTCCGGACTGCTTGAAGAGGTCCGCTGCTTTGCTGCTGACGGGAAATTTGACGACGATATCTGTTTGGCGGGCTTCCGCCGTCGGGCTTTATAG